Proteins encoded together in one Larus michahellis chromosome 4, bLarMic1.1, whole genome shotgun sequence window:
- the PTH gene encoding parathyroid hormone — protein MTSIKNLAKTAIILYAICFFTNSDGRPMMKRSVSEMQLMHNLGEHRHTVERQDWLQMKLQDVHSALEDARTQRPQSKDDIVLGEMRSRRLLPEHLRAAMQKKSMDLDKAYMDVLFKTKP, from the exons ATGACTTCTATAAAAAATCTTGCCAAGACTGCAATCATTTTATATGCCATATGCTTTTTTACAAACTCTGATGGAAGACCAATGAT GAAAAGATCAGTGAGTGAGATGCAATTAATGCATAACCTTGGAGAGCATCGACACACCGTGGAGAGACAGGACTGGCTTCAGATGAAACTGCAGGATGTGCACAGTGCCCTCGAGGATGCTAGGACCCAGAGGCCTCAAAGCAAGGATGATATTGTCCTGGGTGAGATGAGAAGTCGGAGGCTGCTCCCTGAGCATTTGCGGGCAGCAATGCAGAAGAAATCCATGGATCTGGACAAAGCTTACATGGatgtactttttaaaacaaagccataA